One Glycine max cultivar Williams 82 chromosome 4, Glycine_max_v4.0, whole genome shotgun sequence DNA segment encodes these proteins:
- the LOC100805062 gene encoding uncharacterized protein yields the protein MGKKKRQKTKELSVAIAEASSKGGDTQQQQQQQPQPQPPRKRGRPRKVVVVETESELKKVEPKEEPEAFTCSATKKEQQHGKQQEELTSESVACKRITKEEIQIPKGEPSRSRARRKSKPRKST from the coding sequence ATGGGGAAAAAGAAGCGCCAAAAAACGAAGGAACTTTCGGTAGCGATAGCTGAGGCTTCATCCAAAGGAGGTGAcacccaacaacaacaacaacagcaaccacAACCTCAGCCTCCTCGAAAAAGAGGAAGACCTCGTAAGGTTGTTGTTGTAGAAACGGAAAGCGAACTGAAAAAAGTGGAACCAAAAGAGGAACCAGAAGCTTTTACTTGTTCAGCAACGAAGAAAGAACAACAACATGGGAAGCAACAAGAGGAGTTAACATCAGAATCGGTGGCATGCAAAAGAATCACAAAGGAAGAGATTCAAATCCCAAAAGGGGAACCGTCGAGAAGCAGGGCGAGGAGGAAAAGCAAACCCAGAAAAAGCACTTAA
- the LOC100796911 gene encoding LOW QUALITY PROTEIN: phosphatidylinositol transfer protein 3-like (The sequence of the model RefSeq protein was modified relative to this genomic sequence to represent the inferred CDS: substituted 2 bases at 2 genomic stop codons) → MFQRRSNSQPGQGREEHYNESKIKEVKDATGPSAGRSXKYXSDNCLRRYLEARNWNADKSKKMLEDTLKWRSTYKPEDIRWDEIVVEGETGKLYRASVHDREGRIVLVLRPGMQWLLLNTSSKENQMRHLVYMLENAMLNLPHGQEQMSWLIDFTEWSFRNSVPIKSAKETINTYRITTLRDLP, encoded by the exons ATGTTTCAGCGCAGGAGCAATTCGCAGCCTGGACAGGGAAGAGAGGAGCATTATAACGAATCGAAG ATTAAAGAGGTGAAGGATGCAACTGGGCCCTCAGCTGGACGAAGCTAGAAGTACTGAAGTGATAATTGTTTGAGGAGATATCTGGAAGCTCGTAATTGGAATGCGGACAAGTCGAAGAAGATGTTGGAGGACACACTCAAGTGGAGATCAACGTATAAGCCTGAGGATATTCGCTGG GATGAGATTGTGGTGGAAGGGGAGACAGGGAAGTTGTACAGAGCTAGTGTTCATGACCGTGAAGGAAGGATAGTCCTTGTATTGAGGCCTGGAATGCAG TGGTTGTTGCTGAACACATCTTCAAAAGAGAATCAGATGCGACATCTGGTGTATATGCTGGAAAATGCTATGCTTAACCTTCCACATGGTCAAGAACAAATGTCATGGTTGATAGACTTCACTGAGTGGTCGTTTAGAAATAGTGTGCCCATTAAATCAGCCAAAGAGACCATTAACACCTACAGAATCACTACCCTGAGAGACTTGCCATAG
- the LOC100807719 gene encoding glucose-6-phosphate isomerase, cytosolic-like: MASSALISDTQQWKDLKAHVEDINKTHLRDLLSDDKRCQSMLVEFDDILLDYSRQQATPETIQKLFELAEAASLKEKIIRMYSGEHINSTENRSVLHVALRASRDAVIQSDGQNVVPEVWKVLDKIQEFSEQIRNGSWVGATGKALKDVVAIGIGGSFLGPLFVHTALQTDPEAVESARGRQLRFLANVDPIDVARNITGLNPETTLVVVVSKTFTTAETMLNARTLREWISSALGPSAVAKHMVAVSTNLTLVEKFGIDPKNAFAFWDWVGGRYSVCSAVGILPLSLQYGFSVIEKFLRGASSIDQHFYSQPFESNIPVLLGLLSIWNVTFLGYPARAILPYSQALEKFAPHIQQVSMESNGKGVSIDGVPLPFEAGEIDFGEPGTNGQHSFYQLIHQGRVIPCDFIGVVKSQQPVFLKGEVVSNHDELMSNYFAQSDALAYGKTAEQLQKENVSPHLIPHKTFSGNRPSLSLLLPSLNAYNIGQLLAIYEHRIAVEGFIWGINSFDQWGVELGKSLATQVRKQLNASRTKGEPVQGFNFSTTTMLTRYLQASSDVPADLPTVLPKI, translated from the exons ATGGCATCCTCCGCTCTCATCTCCGACACCCAGCAATGGAAGGACCTCAAG GCACATGTGGAGGACATCAATAAAACACATCTTCGCGATCTATTGAGCGATGATAAGCGGTGCCAGTCCATGCTCGT TGAATTCGATGACATTCTGTTGGACTATTCAAGGCAACAAGCCACTCCTGAAACTATCCAGAAGCTATTTGAATTAGCGGAG GCTGCATCGCTCAAAGAAAAGATTATCCGCATGTACAGTGGGGAACAT ATAAATAGCACAGAAAATAGATCAGTGCTTCATGTCGCTCTTCGAGCTTCAAGGGATGCTGTCATACAGAGTGATGGGCAGAATGTTGTCCCTGAAGTTTGGAAAGTTCTTGACAAGATCCAGGAGTTCTCTGAGCAGATTCGCAATGGTTCTTGG gttGGTGCTACAGGAAAGGCTTTGAAGGACGTTGTTGCAATTGGTATTGGGGGAAGCTTCTTAGGTCCACTGTTTGTACACACTGCACTTCAAACAG ACCCCGAAGCTGTTGAATCTGCAAGGGGTCGTCAGCTGCGCTT TCTTGCAAATGTTGATCCTATTGACGTGGCTAGAAATATCACAGGATTAAATCCTGAAACAACACTTG TTGTGGTTGTTTCAAAGACTTTTACAACTGCTGAGACTATGCTGAATGCTCGAACTCTTAGAGAATGGATTTCATCAGCACTTGG GCCCTCTGCAGTTGCAAAGCATATGGTGGCTGTTAGCACAAATCTCACG CTTGTGGAAAAGTTTGGTATTGATCCTAAAAATGCTTTTGCATTTTGGGATTGGGTCGGTGGTCGGTATAGTG TTTGCAGTGCTGTTGGAATTTTGCCATTATCTCTACAATACGGTTTCTCTGTGATAGAGAA GTTCTTAAGGGGGGCTTCAAGCATTGATCAACATTTCTATTCGCAGCCATTTGAAAGCAATATACCT GTGCTTCTGGGTTTGTTGAGCATATGGAATGTTACATTTCTTGGATATCCTGCCAGA GCCATCTTACCTTATAGTCAAGCTCTGGAGAAGTTTGCCCCACACATTCAACAG GTTAGCATGGAGAGTAATGGAAAGGGTGTCTCGATTGATGGCGTCCCTCTACCATTTGAGGCTGGTGAAATTGATTTTGGTGAACCTGGAACTAATGGGCAGCATAGCTTTTATCAGCTCATACATCAG GGGCGTGTAATTCCTTGTGATTTTATTGGAGTTGTGAAAAGTCAGCAACCTGTCTTTCTAAAAG GTGAAGTGGTGAGTAACCATGATGAGCTAATGTCCAACTATTTTGCACAGTCTGATGCCCTTGCATATGGGAAG ACAGCTGAGCAGCTACAAAAGGAGAATGTTTCCCCACACCTTATTCCTCACAAG ACATTCAGCGGCAATCGACCTTCTCTCAGCCTACTGCTTCCATCATTGAATGCTTATAATATTGGGCAG TTGTTGGCAATCTATGAACACAGAATTGCTGTAGAGGGTTTCATTTGGGGAATCAATTCTTTTGATCAGTGGGGAGTAGAGCTGGGGAAG TCACTGGCTACTCAAGTCAGAAAGCAACTTAATGCATCTCGTACTAAAGGAGAACCAGTTCAGGGCTTTAATTTCAGTACTACAACAATGTTGACAAGATATCTTCAG GCAAGTTCAGATGTCCCAGCGGATCTGCCAACTGTTTTACCGAAGATCTAA